TGGCGGGGAGGCGCCGCACGAGGTCGTCGTCGTCCGCCCAGTCCACGTCGACCACGTGGCTGTCGAGGCCCGGCACCATCGCGAAGCCCTCGCGCAGCATCGCCTCCTCGAGCTCGGGGTCCTCGCCGATCAGATCGCGGATCACGAGCGCCGTCGCGTTCGCGTCTCTCTGCACGCGCGCGCCCTCGGCGAGGAGGACGCGGAGCGCCTCCTTCCACCGCGGCGACGCGCGGTCGAGGTAGAGGTGATCGCCCTCGCTCAGCCCCGTGCCGGTCATGGTGATCAACGACGTGAGGTAGTACGGGTCGGCCTCGCGCCGGGCCTCGAGCCGCTCCGAGACGGCGGCCCGCATGTACATGTCGTCCTTCTGCAGGAGGGTGGTGAACACCGTCGCGGCGAGCGGCTTGCCGCCGACGTCGCGCACCACCACGTAGTCGAAGCGCCAGCGGTGCTCGGGCTCGCGGTCGGCGCGGAAGACGGCCTCCACGTCCCGGAGCGACGCGGCCGACGTGCACCCCGCGCGGCCGAGCATCTCGTCCCACTCCTCGGCGTCGAGCGACTCGATGGTCGAGGCCCGCTGCACCTCGAGATCGAGCTTGAGGCGTTGCCCCGAGGCGGGCGTGCGCCGGGCTCGCGGCGGGCGCGACGGGCGGCCCTTGCCGAGGTCGGCCACGACGCTCTTCTCGAAGAGCCGGTCCAGCTCCTCCGCGTCGATGCCCTCCTGGTCGAGGACCTCGTGGAAGCAGCCGGCGAGCGCGTCGACGGCCCGGTCGACGTCCGCGCGGGTGTGCGCCGCCGTGAGGCTGACGCGGATCCCGCTCCGGCGCATCGGCACCGAGGGGTACATCGAGACGTTGACGTAGACGCCCGCGGCCGCGACCCGCTGCGCGACCTCGTTCGAGACGCGCGGCAGCCCGCAGCGGATGAACTTGATCGGGGTCTCGTTGGCCGTGAGCAGCGGCAGCCCCGCCTCGAGGAGGCGCGCGTTGGCGTGCGCGATGATGGAGGCGAGCTTGTCCTGCCGGTCCGTGATCTCGCGGCTCAGGTGCACGTCCGCGCTCGCCACCGCGGCGCCGAGCATCGGGGGCTGCACCGGGCCGCTGAAGGTCATCGGGCCGCCGCACATCCGGACCCGCTCGCGCTCCTCGCGCTGCGGGAACACGAGCGCGCCGCCGCCCGCGCTGAACGCCTTGTTGAGCGAGGTCGCGATGACCATGCGGGGGTCCAGCGCCATGCGCGAGAGGAAGCTCCCGCGCCCGTGCTCGCCGGCCCAGCTCATGCCGTGCGCGTCGTCGATGTAGAGTCGGACGTTGTCGCCGAGATCGAGCAGCTCCTGCAGGAGCGCGATGGGCGCGACGTCGCCGTACATGCTGGTCACGCCGTCGGTGGCGAACCAGACCGTTCGCCGCTCGCGCCGGAGCTTCTGCACGACCTCGACCACGCGGCCCAGGTCCTCGTGATGCACCATCTCGACCTTGGTGCCCGAGGCGCGCGCCAGCGTGGCGGCGCGGTGCACGCTCGCGTGGACCTGATGGTCGAGCACGATCGCGTCCTTCTCCGTCATCAGCGCGTCGAACGCGGCCTGGTGGCCGAGCGTGGTGCTCGAGGTGACGAGCGCGTGGGCGCCGAAGATCTCACCCAGCTTCTCCTCGAGCGTCGCGTAGAGCGGGATCGAGAGGTAGCCGCGCGAGACGGAGAACTGGGTGCCGTAGCGCCGTACGGCGTCGATCGCGGCGCCGACCAGCGCCGGATGCGTCTCCAGGCCGAGGTAGCTGCAGGAGGCGAAGCTGATGAGCGGCGCCCCGTTGATGTGCAGGTGGCGGCCGCGGACCGATTCGTCCTCACAATACTGGAAGAAGAGCCCGCGGCGGCGGGCGTCGGCGTGCAGGGCTTCGACGGAGGCGATGAACTGCGAGACTTCCAACGAGTTCTCCCGGGGTCAGCGACGGTGAAAAGGGATGACCTTCGCGACGACGAAGGGCAGGCGGAATTGGTCTTCGGTGAGCGCGGCGTTGATGCCGGTCCAGCGATGCTCCTGGTCGCTCACCACGACGAGGGGGCTGAGGCCGAACACGGGCGGCAGCTGCGTGGCGCAAACCGGGAAGTCGAAGAGCACCGCGTCGGGGCCGATGAGCCGCTCGCGCGCGCCCGTGACGAGATCGATGCGCAACACCTCGAGCGCGATCGCGTCCATGGCGTAGAGCGTGTCGGGCTCGCCGTAGCGGTCGACGACCAGGCCCTTGAGCACGTCCGTGACGCTGCCCGGCGGAGGAGGGGAGAGCAGCTCGATGTCGGCGCCGCGCAGGTGGGGCGCGCGCCCATCGGAGAGGGCGGCGATCGGGAGCCGCCGCAGCCCGCCCGCGCACGTGTTGCCGAAGTAGACGTAGGTGTCGTCGGCGGCGAGGAAGCCGACGCCGGGCGCGAACATGCCGGCCGGCTCGAAGGGGATGCCGTCGACGCTCACCCCGGCCGGGAACCCGCAGGGGGCGAGCCCGGGGATCGCGTCGCTCGGGGCGAAGCCGGCCGGGACGACGCCGGGGCGGACGGTGCCGTCGGGCTCCACGATCCAGAGCGCGCCGAGGATGGACTCGCTCACCACGTAGGAGCCGTCGGGGAGGACCTCGAAGTCCTCGACGAAGAGGGTGATCGCGCCCGTCATCGGCAGGCTGCGCACGTGGTCCGCCTCGAAGCGCCGCGCGCGGCGGTCCCAGCGGTACTCGTACTCGTGAATGGACGCGGTGGGCGGCGGCGCGGTCGGGTCCGGGAAGCCGCCGGGATCGAGCACCGCGAGCGTGCCGACGCCGGTGCTCCGCAGCGCGAACGGGAGCACGAAGCCGCCAGGCGGCGCGGGCAGCTCACCCAGCTCGCGCCCGGTGTAGCGGCTGAGCGCCACGACGCGCCCCGTCAGCGGCTCGGTCAGGAAGACGAAGCGCTCGTCCCCCGCGACGCCGTGCGGCATCGCGTCCCGCGTCGTCCAGTCGTAGGCGATCGCGCGCCGCTCGACCCGGACGCGCAGCGCCTCCGACGACGCCGAGACCTCGTCGGTCGCCTCCGCCGGCACGTCTGCGCAGCCGGCGAGCGAGGAGATCCATAGAGCGCACCCCATCAGGGCGCGCAGCCCAGTGCACCGCTTTCCCACGGGGGTCGACAGAGCAAGAGCCGGGCCGGAGCGTGCTCCGTCGGGATTATCCCCTACAAACTAACCTGCGTGTACGAGAAGTGCGCAGTTTGCCGGTTGGGCGATCCGGATGATGGAGCGCGGGTGTTCGCGACGTCGAACGCCGGGTGTTCGCTCCGCGCAACGATCGTTCGGTGCGTCGAACACCCGTGGGGGAAATCCCGTGGGGGAAGTCCACCTCACGCAACGCTCTCACCCGAGGGGGTTCGCGGACAGGAACTGGCGGACGCGCGGGAGGATCTCGTCCGACGCGTCCTCGAGCACGTAGTGCCCACAGTCGGGAAAGCGAACGACCTCGGCCTGCGGGAGGAAGCGCTCCCATTCGCGGAGGAACGGCGCGTCGAAGACGAAGTCCTTCTCGCCCCAGCAGATGAGGGCCGGCTTGTCCTGGAACAGGTGCAGGCGATCGGCCGTCTCGCGCACGATGGCGTGGCCGGGGTCACGGGGCGAGAGCGGGATGTCCTGCACGAAGCGCAGCGTCGCGATGCGGTTGGCCGGCGTGTCGTAGGGCGCTGTGTACGCCTTGCGCACGTCGCGCGGCATCGGCTTGCGGGTGACGCAGGTCCGCGCCGCGACCTCGCTGAACGCGTTGAGCCGCTCCACGAGCAGCCCACCGATCGGCGTGCGGGTGAGCTTCAGCGGCCAGTGAAAGGGGCGCTCGGTGGGCAGCGGGAACGCCGCCGTGTTGAGGATCACCAGGCGCGCGACGCGCTCGGGGTGCCGCGCCGCCCAGGCCATGCCGATCATGCCGCCCCAGTCGTGCACGACGAGGGTGACGTTCTGATTCACCTCGAGGTGCTCGAGCAGGTCCTCGAGGTCGTCGACCCGCTGGGCGAGCGTGTAGTCGTAGTGGGCGTCCCCGGGCTTGTCGCTCTTGCCCATGCCGATGTGGTCGGGGACGACGCAGCGGTGGTCGGCCTTCAGCGCGTCGACGAGGTTGCGGTAGTAGAAGGACCACGTGGGGTTGCCGTGCACCATCACCACGGGGTCGCCTTCGCCCTCGTCGAGGTAGTGCATGCGGTGGCGTCCGAGCTGGTGCCAGTGCGGCTCGAAGGGGAACAGAGATCGCGGGACGGCCCTCACCAGATCACCTCTTTCAGCGGGTCTCGTGTCACCAGATGACCTCTCACCAGATGACCTCGGCCATCGCGCAGTTCAGCCCGCTGCCGATGCCCATCAGGGCCACGCGGTCGCCCCGCTTCACGCGTCCCTCGGCCGCCGCCTTGGCGAGCGTCATCGGCACCGACGCCGGCCCGACGTTCCCGTGCTCCGGGTAGATCACCGGCACCCGCCCGAGATCCAGCCCCAGCGCGCGCGCGAGGTGCTCGGTGTGCGGCTTGCTCACCTGGTGCAGCACCGCGTGGTCGAGCGCGTCGGCCGACCAGTCCAGCTCGTCCGCGGCGCGCGCCCAGGTCTGCGTCGCGAGCTCGAGCCCCGCCGCGAGCAGCCCCGTCGTGTCCGTCTTCATCCAGTCCACCTGCCCGCGGCAGAGGTGGTTGTGCTGGCTGGCCGCGAGGCTGACGAGCCCCGTGAAGCGATGTCCGTCGGGGGCGAGGGCGCTCCGGGTCAGGACGGCCGCGGCGCCGCCGCTCCCGAGCGTGAGCGTGGCGATGTTGTCGCGAAAGGTCTGCGGGCTCGCGTCGGGCGCCTGGAGCCGCTCCAGGGTTTTCTCGACCACGAAGCGCGAGCTCTCCCCATCGACGACCAGCCCGTAGTCCACCTGGCCGCGCTCGATCATCTGCGCGACGAGGTCCATCCCGTTGAGGAAGCCGAGGCAGGCGTTGGAGAGATCGAAGTTCAGGCAGGTCGCGGGCAGACCGAGGTTGCCGTGCACGAGGCACGCGGTGGAGGGCTCGATGTAGTCGCGGCACACGCTGGTGTTGATCAGCACGCCGATCCGGCCGCGGTCCACGCCCGCGTCGGCCAAAGCGCCCTCCGCCGCGCGCGTCGCCGCGTCGCTCGGCGCGAAGTCCGCATCCCAGAAGCGTCGCGCGACGATCCCACTCAGCGCCTCGAGCGTCCCGGGCAGCAGGCCCAGCCTCGGCAGGTGCGCGGACAGCTGCGCCTCCAGATCCGCGGTGCGGACCCGGTGCGTCGCCTCCACCGCGTGCAGGGAGGCCAGGACGACGTCGTCATAGCGCATGAGCCCCGAAAGGGAGCGCAGCGGGGACCCACCGTCAAGCCGCACCGTACGGGCGCCCGAAGCGCTCCCCTCGTGTGAGACAACCCCTTTGACGAACGCGGGAATCGCTCGCGCTCGCCGGAGCTTCAGTCTCGACCGAGGCGCCGCCGCAGCAGCGCCTCGACCGCGGGCGTGGGTGCGGCCTCGAGCGCGTGAGCCCGATGCCGCGCCGCCTCCTCGACCCGTCCGGCGCGTCGGTGCAGGTCGGCGTGCACCGCGGCCCACTGGTAGGACGCCGCGAGCGCGGGGGAGGGTGCGAGGGCATCCAGGACCCGCAACCCCGCCGCCGGGCTCTTCCACTCCGCCACCGCAACCGCTCGGTTCAGCTCGTGCACTTCGGACGGCGCGATGCGGCGCAGGAGCCCGTAGAGCTCGACCACACGATCCCAGCGCGTCTCGGCGAACGAGGGCGCGAGGCAGTGCTCCGCCGCGATTCCGGCCTCGACGTGGTAGCGCGACAAGACGTCGCCGTCGGAGGATGCGGCCAGCCAGGACAGGCCCTCGCTCACCTGCGCGGCGTCCCACCGGGATCGATCCTGCTCCTCCAGGAGCAGCAGGCTGCCGGCGGCGTCGACGCGCGCGTCCATTCGTGCCCCGTGCAGGTGCATCAACGCGACGAGCGCGAAGGTCTCCGGCCTCCGACCGACCGGGTGCGCCGCGAGCAGGGTGGCCAGGCGGATGGCCTCGTCCGAGAGCTCCCGGCGGATCGCGTGCTCGGCGTGATGCGAGAGGTAGCCCTCCGTGAACAGCAGGTGGAGGATGGCGAGCACCGCCGGCAGGCGGGCGGCGTGCTGCGCGGAGTCGAGGGCGTCGAGCTCGAGGGGCCGGCTGCGCAGCCGGGCGCGGGCCCGGGTCAGGCGCTTGTAGACGTTGGCCTCGCTCGTGAAGAGCCGGAGCGCGATCTCGCGCACGTCGAAGCCGGAGAGGACCTTCAGAGCCAGCACGAGCTGCGATCGCTGCGGGATCGCGTCATCGCAGCACACGAAGAGCATGCGGAGAAGATCGTCCTGCATCTCCCCGGAGAGGGTCGGGATCGGCTCTGGATCCGTGGGTGAGGTGGGGCCGAGCCGCTCCAGGATGCGCCGTCGGCGCGCGCCCTTGCGCAGCCCTCCCAGCAGCTCGTTGATCGCCGCACGAAAGAGCCACGCCGACGGGTTCGCCGGCAGCTCGGACTTCGTCCAGGTCTCGAGCGCGGCCATCAGCGCCGACTGCGCGGCGTCCTCGACCGCCTCGAGGTGCTCCACTCCCACCCGGCGCGAGAGGGTCGAGACGAGGCGACCGTACTCGTGCCGGAAGAAGTGATCGATCAGCGCGCGGGAGCTCACCCTCCCGGCGTGTGGATCGCGACGACCTCGACGCCGGAGCCGGGGCGCACGAGACCGGGGCACGTGCGCGCGACCTCGATGGCGGCGGAGAGGCTCTCCGCCTGGACGATCATGTAGCCGCCGATCAGCTCCTTCACTTCGACGTAGGGGCCGTCGGTCGGGGGCTCCGCGCTGACCAGCTCACCCTCGCCGAGCTTGCCGCCGAGGTCGACGAGGTTGTCCGCGAACTGCGTCCGCCAGGCGTCGAACTTGGCGTACATCTCCTGCATCTGGGCGGGGGAGGGCTTCTCCTGGCTCTGGGTGGGGAGGCTGCGCTGCATACAGAGAAACTTGGGCATCTCGGCTCCTTCAGGTTCGGTGGTCGAAGCGACCGACCCCATGACGCGTGAGCCGCCCCGGGTTGGACACCCCCTGCACGAATTCGGACGTGGTCAGCAGTCGTCGTCCCAAACTTCTCAGCACGTGACCGAGGAAGCAACGCAGGCCAGGAATCGCGGGGGACGGCAGGCGACGGGAGGTAAGTGGATCAACTCTCTAGGACTACTTGGTCACATGTCGGCGGATGATCGCGACGGACAGTGGTTTCGGGCGCGCCGCGACGACGAAGGAGGGGCTTTCAGCCCCTTCGAGGAGGAGCGACGTGCCCGTCACCGCTGAACGAGCGAGGGCCGTCGTGAATGTGACCAAGTAGTCCTAGCTCGATCCCGGCCTGGGTCCGCGTGCAGGCGCTCAGGATCTGCGCGTACACGGCCGGGTGGTTCTGGAGCTGGTGGTGCATCACGCCGCCGTATCGGCGGGTCTCGATCGCGAAGTGGGTCTCGCGCTGGCGCGGCCCGTCGGCGCTGGGGACGCGGACGAGGAGGTCGCCGATCAGGCGGCCGACGGCGTGACCGGGGTCCTCCGTGATGGTGGCCGAGACGAAGAAGTGGCTGGCGTGAGGGAGGAGCGGGGCGTCGGACGCCACGTCGGGAGGGGCCGACAGCCAGTCCTCATCGACGACCGAGCCGAGGCTGAGGTCCTTGATGCCGTCGCTCCGGCTGGCGAGGATGCGCGCGACGATCTTCGTCCCGGGGAGGTCGACCGTGTCGAGCATGTCCGTCATCGCGTGCCCCAGCTTCGCGAGCGGCGCGCCCTGGTGCGGGGTGCCGAGGT
This sequence is a window from Sandaracinaceae bacterium. Protein-coding genes within it:
- a CDS encoding 3-oxoacyl-ACP synthase III, whose protein sequence is MRYDDVVLASLHAVEATHRVRTADLEAQLSAHLPRLGLLPGTLEALSGIVARRFWDADFAPSDAATRAAEGALADAGVDRGRIGVLINTSVCRDYIEPSTACLVHGNLGLPATCLNFDLSNACLGFLNGMDLVAQMIERGQVDYGLVVDGESSRFVVEKTLERLQAPDASPQTFRDNIATLTLGSGGAAAVLTRSALAPDGHRFTGLVSLAASQHNHLCRGQVDWMKTDTTGLLAAGLELATQTWARAADELDWSADALDHAVLHQVSKPHTEHLARALGLDLGRVPVIYPEHGNVGPASVPMTLAKAAAEGRVKRGDRVALMGIGSGLNCAMAEVIW
- a CDS encoding alpha/beta fold hydrolase, whose protein sequence is MRAVPRSLFPFEPHWHQLGRHRMHYLDEGEGDPVVMVHGNPTWSFYYRNLVDALKADHRCVVPDHIGMGKSDKPGDAHYDYTLAQRVDDLEDLLEHLEVNQNVTLVVHDWGGMIGMAWAARHPERVARLVILNTAAFPLPTERPFHWPLKLTRTPIGGLLVERLNAFSEVAARTCVTRKPMPRDVRKAYTAPYDTPANRIATLRFVQDIPLSPRDPGHAIVRETADRLHLFQDKPALICWGEKDFVFDAPFLREWERFLPQAEVVRFPDCGHYVLEDASDEILPRVRQFLSANPLG
- a CDS encoding sigma-70 family RNA polymerase sigma factor, translated to MSSRALIDHFFRHEYGRLVSTLSRRVGVEHLEAVEDAAQSALMAALETWTKSELPANPSAWLFRAAINELLGGLRKGARRRRILERLGPTSPTDPEPIPTLSGEMQDDLLRMLFVCCDDAIPQRSQLVLALKVLSGFDVREIALRLFTSEANVYKRLTRARARLRSRPLELDALDSAQHAARLPAVLAILHLLFTEGYLSHHAEHAIRRELSDEAIRLATLLAAHPVGRRPETFALVALMHLHGARMDARVDAAGSLLLLEEQDRSRWDAAQVSEGLSWLAASSDGDVLSRYHVEAGIAAEHCLAPSFAETRWDRVVELYGLLRRIAPSEVHELNRAVAVAEWKSPAAGLRVLDALAPSPALAASYQWAAVHADLHRRAGRVEEAARHRAHALEAAPTPAVEALLRRRLGRD
- a CDS encoding bifunctional aminotransferase class I/II-fold pyridoxal phosphate-dependent enzyme/GNAT family N-acetyltransferase, whose product is MEVSQFIASVEALHADARRRGLFFQYCEDESVRGRHLHINGAPLISFASCSYLGLETHPALVGAAIDAVRRYGTQFSVSRGYLSIPLYATLEEKLGEIFGAHALVTSSTTLGHQAAFDALMTEKDAIVLDHQVHASVHRAATLARASGTKVEMVHHEDLGRVVEVVQKLRRERRTVWFATDGVTSMYGDVAPIALLQELLDLGDNVRLYIDDAHGMSWAGEHGRGSFLSRMALDPRMVIATSLNKAFSAGGGALVFPQREERERVRMCGGPMTFSGPVQPPMLGAAVASADVHLSREITDRQDKLASIIAHANARLLEAGLPLLTANETPIKFIRCGLPRVSNEVAQRVAAAGVYVNVSMYPSVPMRRSGIRVSLTAAHTRADVDRAVDALAGCFHEVLDQEGIDAEELDRLFEKSVVADLGKGRPSRPPRARRTPASGQRLKLDLEVQRASTIESLDAEEWDEMLGRAGCTSAASLRDVEAVFRADREPEHRWRFDYVVVRDVGGKPLAATVFTTLLQKDDMYMRAAVSERLEARREADPYYLTSLITMTGTGLSEGDHLYLDRASPRWKEALRVLLAEGARVQRDANATALVIRDLIGEDPELEEAMLREGFAMVPGLDSHVVDVDWADDDDLVRRLPASRYRRASKQSLQRKAMYEVRELTPEAPGLDFACARLHRLYLEIAERKVRLNTFYLPPDLVKQLVHSEAWEVMTLHLDAAEGGPSDGSPVAFWAAHRSGGHYAPLFGGLDYRYVGSHGSYKQLLFQVLRRARALGMERVHLGMDADLEKRRWGSRPRTTCMYVQADDSYRASLLREAAAEVGLG
- a CDS encoding YciI family protein, with the translated sequence MPKFLCMQRSLPTQSQEKPSPAQMQEMYAKFDAWRTQFADNLVDLGGKLGEGELVSAEPPTDGPYVEVKELIGGYMIVQAESLSAAIEVARTCPGLVRPGSGVEVVAIHTPGG